The following are encoded together in the Leptospira langatensis genome:
- a CDS encoding PaaI family thioesterase: protein MNKEWEKFAKIAPNLMVPPPAFKELSGEFVSYVRKKEMTCRFSVEPRFSNPMGVLQGGFLAAAFDNTFGPLCYLAAGKPTTTLELSVSYIRMIKENQRITVNARVVARGNQHIYLEGEAFDEEGKLLAKSTTQVLILRMPGA, encoded by the coding sequence ATGAATAAGGAATGGGAGAAGTTCGCTAAGATAGCTCCCAATTTAATGGTACCTCCTCCCGCTTTCAAAGAACTCTCCGGAGAATTCGTTTCCTATGTCCGAAAGAAGGAGATGACGTGCAGGTTTTCCGTAGAGCCTAGGTTCTCGAATCCGATGGGGGTCTTGCAAGGTGGGTTTCTCGCTGCCGCATTCGATAATACATTTGGTCCTCTTTGCTATCTAGCCGCGGGCAAACCTACGACTACCCTGGAATTGAGTGTAAGCTATATTCGAATGATCAAAGAGAACCAAAGGATCACTGTGAACGCAAGAGTCGTCGCCAGAGGGAACCAACATATTTATCTAGAAGGAGAAGCCTTCGACGAAGAAGGGAAACTCCTGGCGAAATCGACAACACAAGTGTTGATCCTGAGAATGCCGGGAGCTTAG
- a CDS encoding NYN domain-containing protein, whose translation MHLVVDGFNLIYKIPELEEYMYANRLRDARVGLLRILESYSQKLKSSKVHVFFDGKKEKGNETREDSYGKIHVYFSQDQKADDLIKDYIKYSPRPGDLYVVTSDQEILAFAKRLGTKPILSEEFAKKIELALAEKPQAEEKDPKEKLSPGEILYWKELFKKGK comes from the coding sequence ATGCATCTGGTCGTAGACGGTTTCAATCTGATTTACAAGATCCCCGAGTTGGAAGAATACATGTACGCCAATCGACTCAGGGATGCCAGGGTAGGTCTTCTTAGGATCTTAGAATCGTATTCGCAGAAATTGAAAAGCTCTAAGGTGCATGTATTCTTTGACGGAAAGAAAGAAAAGGGCAACGAGACCAGAGAAGATTCGTACGGCAAGATCCATGTCTATTTTAGTCAGGACCAAAAGGCTGACGATTTGATCAAGGATTATATCAAGTATTCTCCTAGGCCCGGAGATCTGTATGTGGTCACCTCCGACCAGGAAATTTTGGCTTTTGCAAAACGACTGGGAACAAAACCTATACTTTCCGAAGAGTTTGCCAAAAAAATAGAACTAGCCTTGGCTGAGAAACCCCAAGCGGAAGAAAAGGATCCGAAAGAGAAACTTTCTCCCGGGGAAATTCTTTATTGGAAGGAACTATTTAAGAAGGGAAAGTAA
- a CDS encoding MBOAT family O-acyltransferase → MLFNSILFLVFFSIVYSIYWILPEKRRQDFLLLSSVAFYILGSATFLNGIVFFLHFLGIVLLNYLAYLKIRTSSKPKPWMIAAVLLNAINLGFFKYFYFLNKILFDLSGYPFFEEVPRILKISLPLAVSFYSFQMIAAAVDAYRKPEGEIVTLRKYLGFVIFFPVLIVGPILRMKDFFPNLEHLQPNKEKLVRASYLMIAGLVKKILVADPVSGVIAPVFSNPGQYDSVSLIAAAFGYAIQVYCDFSGLTDMARAVGLAFGFELPENFNAPLFSPSGRELWQRWHMTLSFWLRDYIYFPLGGSRKGEWRTYINLIITMTVGGIWHGADYTFVAWGFYWGVILAFERFLVGRFGWDDRESKNKFLTFLRIQLVFVLFSFSAILFRANSASKMFQHVIGLVTNTPNMISSYLVSLQLGWIETSVGLVTGASPFLLESMKNMDKILYSYLGFIAFHWIQTKKDRLLAFGKDKDWLLVISGLATIFAIALISEDSGACIYCQF, encoded by the coding sequence GTGCTTTTTAATTCGATTTTATTCCTCGTTTTCTTTTCGATCGTATATTCCATTTATTGGATACTTCCGGAAAAGAGAAGGCAGGACTTCCTACTTCTCTCGAGCGTTGCCTTTTATATTTTAGGTTCCGCAACATTTCTAAATGGGATCGTATTCTTCTTACATTTCTTAGGGATCGTCCTATTAAATTACCTGGCTTATCTTAAGATCAGGACTTCTTCTAAACCAAAACCATGGATGATCGCTGCGGTCCTATTGAACGCGATCAATTTAGGCTTCTTCAAATACTTTTACTTTTTGAACAAGATCCTATTCGATCTGAGCGGATATCCTTTCTTTGAGGAGGTCCCTAGGATCTTGAAGATCTCTCTTCCTTTGGCTGTAAGCTTTTACAGCTTTCAGATGATAGCCGCTGCAGTGGATGCGTACCGGAAACCGGAAGGAGAGATCGTAACCTTACGGAAATATCTAGGATTTGTAATATTCTTTCCTGTGCTGATCGTTGGGCCTATACTCCGAATGAAGGATTTCTTTCCGAATTTGGAGCATTTGCAGCCGAACAAGGAGAAGCTTGTTCGTGCTTCTTATCTGATGATCGCTGGTTTGGTAAAGAAGATCCTGGTAGCAGATCCGGTTTCCGGAGTGATCGCTCCCGTATTCTCTAACCCGGGACAGTATGATAGTGTTTCCCTGATCGCGGCAGCTTTCGGCTACGCGATCCAAGTATATTGCGATTTCTCCGGACTTACGGATATGGCAAGAGCTGTCGGACTCGCGTTCGGATTCGAATTGCCTGAGAACTTCAACGCTCCTTTATTCTCTCCTTCGGGCAGAGAGCTTTGGCAGAGATGGCATATGACTCTTTCTTTTTGGCTGCGGGATTATATTTATTTTCCTTTGGGCGGAAGTAGAAAAGGAGAGTGGAGAACCTATATCAATCTCATCATCACAATGACTGTGGGAGGGATCTGGCACGGAGCGGATTATACATTCGTAGCCTGGGGATTTTACTGGGGAGTGATCCTCGCCTTTGAGAGATTCTTAGTGGGAAGGTTCGGCTGGGACGATCGGGAATCTAAGAATAAGTTCCTGACCTTCTTACGGATCCAGTTGGTTTTTGTACTCTTCTCCTTTAGTGCGATCTTATTCCGTGCAAATTCTGCGAGTAAAATGTTCCAGCATGTGATCGGCCTTGTGACTAATACCCCTAATATGATCTCTAGCTATCTAGTTTCCTTGCAATTGGGATGGATCGAAACTTCCGTCGGTCTTGTAACGGGAGCTTCACCGTTCTTATTGGAGTCCATGAAGAATATGGACAAGATCCTATATTCGTATTTGGGGTTTATCGCATTTCATTGGATCCAGACGAAAAAGGATCGCTTGCTGGCATTCGGAAAGGATAAGGACTGGCTCTTAGTAATCTCCGGACTTGCAACGATCTTTGCGATCGCACTGATCTCCGAGGATTCGGGCGCCTGTATCTATTGTCAGTTTTGA
- a CDS encoding DUF1574 domain-containing protein, protein MKKNRFLLLPFLILFLAIGIDRVITLPILQPYYSKTFSHLNFESKEDLYSELKEFLKQDKSKRKKAIVFFGNSRSLLLPTKELEKKYPDWLLYNFSVPGGSPDYFLYWIERFRNDGTRPDFVVLDQSLEIYNKTPVLALDEVLVYGLSTDFILKYWSRYTREELSVFIAKHLFHTYRDRPKMWRIMERTKNSFVLADAYKEGVRKVLEILKEQRGSTPTDLTRLKNTDEQLAKAAEADFGSYLVPYTFHQDMFEMQEDSIRILKQYQVPYATIWVRVARPYFALYGTKKVQTPEGLKTPLEIWKPRLEKFNQETGTVFWNMNEDPQYDCNEFADPGHMSPNCGLPFGDFIFRKLEETTQEKKKN, encoded by the coding sequence ATGAAAAAAAATAGATTCTTACTTCTTCCCTTCCTGATCCTCTTTCTTGCGATCGGGATCGATCGAGTGATTACCCTCCCGATCCTTCAGCCCTATTATTCCAAGACCTTCTCTCATTTGAATTTTGAGAGCAAAGAGGATCTGTATTCCGAGCTGAAGGAATTCCTTAAGCAGGATAAATCGAAAAGAAAGAAGGCAATCGTATTCTTCGGGAATTCCAGATCTCTTCTTCTTCCTACAAAGGAATTAGAGAAGAAATACCCGGACTGGCTTCTCTATAATTTTTCGGTCCCAGGCGGATCCCCGGATTATTTCCTGTATTGGATCGAGAGATTCCGAAATGACGGGACTCGTCCCGATTTCGTGGTGCTGGATCAATCATTAGAAATTTATAATAAGACTCCGGTTCTTGCTTTGGATGAGGTACTTGTATACGGTCTGTCCACGGATTTTATTTTAAAATATTGGTCCAGGTATACCAGGGAAGAACTCTCCGTATTTATCGCGAAGCATTTATTCCACACATATAGGGATAGGCCTAAGATGTGGAGGATCATGGAGAGAACCAAAAATTCTTTCGTACTCGCCGATGCATATAAGGAAGGGGTTCGAAAAGTGCTCGAGATCCTAAAGGAGCAGAGAGGGAGTACCCCCACTGACTTAACCCGTCTCAAGAATACGGACGAGCAATTGGCAAAGGCCGCCGAGGCGGATTTCGGTTCTTATCTAGTTCCTTATACATTTCACCAAGATATGTTTGAAATGCAGGAGGATTCCATCCGTATCCTCAAGCAGTACCAAGTCCCGTACGCTACGATATGGGTACGAGTAGCTCGTCCTTATTTTGCTCTCTACGGAACCAAGAAGGTCCAAACCCCAGAGGGACTCAAGACTCCTTTGGAAATTTGGAAGCCTCGCTTAGAGAAGTTTAATCAAGAGACTGGGACCGTTTTCTGGAATATGAATGAGGACCCACAGTATGATTGCAATGAGTTTGCGGATCCGGGGCATATGTCCCCGAATTGTGGACTTCCTTTCGGCGATTTCATCTTTCGTAAATTAGAGGAAACGACCCAAGAAAAAAAGAAGAACTAG
- a CDS encoding DJ-1 family glyoxalase III — MPKVLVPFANGMEEMEAVIIVDVLRRAGIEVVSASLEEGTVTASRGVRLVADSLLSQVNPSEFDMILLPGGNLGTKNLNASERISSILKKFKKEDRWIGAICAAPNVLVTHSILEKDQRFTAFPGSVPEQKNYTGERLVLSEKILTSIGPGSAFEFALKVVELLVGSEKRKEVEKGLHLP, encoded by the coding sequence ATGCCTAAAGTCTTGGTCCCCTTCGCCAATGGTATGGAGGAGATGGAAGCCGTCATAATCGTAGATGTGTTAAGAAGAGCGGGAATAGAAGTAGTCTCCGCTAGTTTAGAAGAAGGTACCGTCACCGCTTCCCGAGGGGTCAGGCTGGTCGCGGACTCGCTGCTCTCTCAGGTGAATCCTTCCGAATTCGATATGATCCTACTCCCAGGAGGAAACCTGGGAACAAAGAACCTGAATGCCAGCGAAAGAATCTCAAGTATATTAAAAAAATTTAAGAAAGAAGATCGATGGATCGGGGCGATCTGTGCCGCTCCCAATGTCCTTGTAACTCATTCCATTCTGGAGAAAGACCAAAGATTCACCGCATTTCCAGGCAGCGTGCCGGAACAGAAGAACTATACTGGAGAGAGATTGGTCCTTTCCGAGAAGATCTTAACAAGCATAGGCCCCGGTTCCGCTTTTGAATTCGCGCTCAAGGTAGTGGAACTTCTCGTCGGATCGGAAAAGAGGAAAGAAGTCGAGAAGGGATTGCATCTTCCCTGA
- a CDS encoding glycosyltransferase, with amino-acid sequence MTPSVSVILPTYNESENLPIAADRISKSLSGFKHEIIVVDDDSPDHTWEIAENLQETIPQLRVIRRLTGKGLSSAVLTGMGAAEGEVFVVMDSDLQHDEKILPEMIRSFYERDVDLCLGTRYAKGGSTGKWSWARIGISRFANFLAKRLLGLPVSDPMSGYFGIKRSVYSETVNEINPRGFKILLEFLGRSKEELKIEEIPYTFQTRVHGKTKLNNSVIKNFFLAVLDIRFGKWISPTFLLYCIVGATGVIVNLLGFLLGEALDFPELISGYSILDPVSLSVLFGIELSIVSNFLLNNYFTFYERRYSDWKLPFGFALFHSVSLFGILVQILSFHFIYQSFLSEIKVVNAFTLKFASDILSILIAMLSNYFLNSNLTWSRRQEGNF; translated from the coding sequence ATGACTCCGTCCGTTTCCGTCATTCTTCCTACTTATAATGAAAGCGAAAACTTGCCAATTGCGGCGGATCGCATCAGCAAATCCTTATCCGGATTCAAACACGAGATCATCGTAGTAGATGATGATAGTCCGGATCATACCTGGGAAATTGCGGAAAATCTCCAAGAAACCATACCGCAACTCAGAGTGATCCGAAGATTGACCGGAAAGGGATTATCTTCAGCAGTACTGACGGGCATGGGAGCAGCAGAAGGAGAAGTGTTCGTAGTAATGGACTCCGATCTACAGCACGACGAAAAGATCCTTCCTGAAATGATCCGATCTTTTTATGAAAGAGACGTGGATCTATGCTTGGGAACCAGATACGCCAAAGGTGGTTCTACCGGAAAATGGTCCTGGGCCCGCATCGGCATCAGTCGATTCGCGAATTTCCTCGCAAAACGTCTTTTAGGACTTCCTGTTTCAGATCCGATGAGTGGATATTTCGGGATCAAAAGATCAGTATATTCTGAAACCGTAAACGAGATCAATCCAAGAGGATTTAAGATCCTTTTGGAATTCTTGGGTAGAAGTAAAGAAGAACTGAAGATAGAGGAGATCCCTTATACGTTCCAAACAAGGGTTCATGGCAAAACGAAGTTGAATAATTCCGTGATCAAGAATTTCTTCTTGGCGGTACTGGACATTCGTTTCGGAAAATGGATCTCTCCTACTTTTCTACTGTATTGTATCGTAGGTGCGACTGGAGTGATCGTAAATCTACTCGGCTTTCTTTTAGGAGAGGCATTGGATTTTCCCGAGTTGATCAGCGGCTACTCGATATTGGATCCGGTATCTCTTTCCGTTCTATTCGGGATCGAGCTTTCCATTGTTTCGAATTTTCTTTTGAATAATTATTTCACCTTCTACGAAAGACGTTATTCCGATTGGAAACTTCCCTTTGGATTCGCATTATTCCATTCGGTGAGCCTTTTCGGGATCCTAGTGCAAATACTGAGCTTCCATTTTATATACCAGTCCTTCTTATCCGAAATTAAAGTCGTGAATGCGTTTACCCTAAAATTCGCTTCGGATATACTTTCTATTCTGATCGCCATGCTTTCGAATTACTTCCTGAATTCGAATCTGACCTGGTCCAGAAGACAGGAAGGCAACTTCTGA
- a CDS encoding glycoside hydrolase family 5 protein, protein MNQLNIKWAFGLFSLLSFVWNCSPDNSKGNLLLLSDLLGGKTGSNSAPSSLHAFGTTVTVGSVSFPLSTNGQYIVDSNNKRFKLKAVNWYGASDTRQVVGGLDQQPISKIISLIQEWGFNSVRLPFSNKMLHDTTTVPNEYIAANPQFFGKTPLEIYDLTVQALTDAGIVVVLNNHTTFSEWCCGYDYNGLWYHTGSSFAYNQSTDMWQSDWIMMINRYKNNKLVAAADLRNEVRTQRKGDTYIPDSPNWGSGDVNDWHKASQDLGNLVTIANPDILVIVEGINWWGLIPVLGSGERPHLKPVKDLPVHLRLSNKLVYSAHNYGYIGPNHNGDDSTSGNNIKYRDMDLNTFRNTIYSEWGYVTDPDYYYTRPVWVSEFGASPSTTLDTDKEWLKRLVDYLIERDMDFAFWPLNGNDEWGLVSSDWSRTLKDDWRYQDLGRLLSATGNQGQPVTADHFANLSLGSGDDNSSTLASDWDNGATKGTCPDGYRMNGLSTNNKALCTDTNYGLLWNSSQSYNVQAVNETGTRYHGTGDWAGGFTKYECPQNYVVAGFSKRYWGTSGILCEPSSRSLGNSCRTIWFDRGDNRSSTRGGDWASGSYKGQCADNEYVGGIAQRNGGASALLCCK, encoded by the coding sequence ATGAACCAACTCAATATAAAATGGGCCTTTGGCCTATTCTCCCTTTTGTCCTTTGTTTGGAATTGTTCCCCTGACAATTCGAAAGGTAATCTTCTCCTCTTATCGGATCTGCTTGGCGGGAAAACCGGTAGCAATTCGGCTCCTTCTTCTTTGCATGCTTTTGGGACAACTGTAACCGTTGGGTCGGTCAGTTTTCCTCTAAGTACGAACGGGCAATACATCGTGGATTCGAACAATAAACGATTCAAACTCAAGGCGGTGAACTGGTACGGCGCGAGCGATACTCGCCAAGTCGTCGGAGGCTTGGATCAACAGCCGATCTCCAAGATCATTTCCCTGATCCAAGAATGGGGCTTTAATTCGGTTCGGCTTCCCTTTTCCAATAAGATGCTTCACGACACTACAACGGTCCCGAACGAATATATAGCGGCAAATCCCCAGTTTTTCGGAAAGACTCCATTAGAAATTTATGATCTAACCGTTCAGGCTCTTACTGATGCAGGAATAGTCGTAGTCCTGAACAACCATACTACTTTTTCGGAATGGTGCTGTGGCTATGATTATAATGGTCTTTGGTATCATACCGGTTCTTCCTTTGCATACAATCAAAGCACAGACATGTGGCAAAGCGATTGGATCATGATGATCAATCGGTATAAAAATAATAAACTCGTAGCAGCTGCAGATCTTAGGAACGAAGTGCGCACCCAACGTAAAGGAGATACCTACATTCCTGACAGTCCAAACTGGGGATCGGGTGATGTGAACGATTGGCACAAGGCTTCCCAAGATCTGGGAAATCTGGTAACCATTGCGAACCCGGATATACTTGTGATCGTGGAAGGAATCAACTGGTGGGGTTTGATCCCGGTTCTCGGATCCGGTGAACGTCCTCATCTCAAGCCTGTTAAGGATCTCCCTGTTCACCTAAGACTGTCCAATAAGCTTGTTTATTCGGCTCATAATTACGGATACATCGGTCCGAACCATAATGGAGATGATTCCACCTCCGGAAACAATATCAAGTACAGGGATATGGATCTGAACACTTTCCGAAATACAATCTATTCGGAATGGGGTTATGTTACCGACCCGGATTATTATTATACGAGACCTGTTTGGGTAAGCGAATTCGGAGCTTCTCCTAGCACTACCTTGGATACGGATAAAGAATGGCTGAAACGTTTGGTTGATTATCTCATCGAAAGAGATATGGACTTTGCCTTCTGGCCTTTGAATGGAAACGACGAATGGGGCCTTGTTTCTTCCGATTGGTCCAGAACCTTGAAAGACGATTGGAGATACCAAGATCTGGGACGCCTTCTCTCAGCCACTGGCAACCAAGGACAGCCTGTGACTGCAGATCATTTCGCAAACCTGTCTTTAGGAAGCGGTGACGACAATTCTTCTACACTTGCCTCCGACTGGGATAACGGAGCAACTAAAGGAACCTGTCCGGACGGATATCGCATGAACGGCCTGAGTACGAATAATAAGGCGCTTTGCACAGATACAAACTACGGACTCCTTTGGAACTCGAGCCAATCCTATAACGTGCAAGCAGTCAATGAAACTGGGACACGTTATCACGGAACTGGAGATTGGGCCGGAGGCTTTACTAAATATGAATGTCCTCAGAACTATGTAGTTGCTGGATTCTCGAAAAGATACTGGGGAACGAGCGGAATTCTTTGCGAACCTTCGAGTCGCAGCCTAGGAAATTCCTGTCGTACGATTTGGTTTGATCGAGGGGACAATCGCTCTTCTACCCGAGGCGGTGATTGGGCTTCCGGTTCCTACAAGGGCCAATGTGCGGATAACGAATATGTGGGCGGGATCGCTCAAAGAAATGGAGGAGCAAGCGCCCTTCTCTGCTGTAAATAA
- a CDS encoding DoxX family protein produces MDILKYFFRIEDTENRYSIFIRVLAGGVFLWEGMIKFLYANQGIGRFTKLGFSQPDLVANLIGGLEILGGLMLIAGILTRPLSFIFMIQMLVAMYMTKVPLFFGTSPLPPPQAPPIVGIWAVLHEIRSEYSQLLSCLFLFFAGPGKFSVDSIRKNR; encoded by the coding sequence ATGGATATACTCAAATATTTCTTTCGGATAGAAGATACCGAGAATCGATACAGCATCTTCATTCGGGTCCTCGCAGGAGGGGTCTTTCTTTGGGAGGGAATGATCAAATTCCTGTATGCAAACCAAGGAATAGGAAGGTTCACAAAACTCGGGTTTTCCCAACCGGACTTGGTCGCCAATCTTATTGGAGGCTTGGAGATCTTAGGTGGACTTATGTTGATTGCCGGGATATTAACAAGACCGTTGAGCTTCATCTTTATGATCCAAATGCTCGTGGCAATGTATATGACCAAGGTGCCGCTGTTTTTCGGAACTTCTCCTTTGCCTCCGCCGCAAGCTCCACCAATTGTCGGTATTTGGGCAGTTTTACATGAAATCCGGTCGGAGTATTCCCAGTTGCTTAGCTGCTTATTTCTATTCTTTGCAGGTCCCGGTAAGTTCTCTGTAGATTCGATCCGGAAAAACCGGTAA